TCTCGCGCTGTACGCCCAGCAGCATCGGGGGCAGGAATCCGCGGGAATCTCCGTTTCCGACGGCAAGAAGCTCGTTTGCCACACCGGGATGGGCCTGATTCCCGAAGTCTTCACGCAGGATGTGCTCGAAGACCTTGCCGCGCATCCAGCGGTCGGTGCGATCGGGCACAACCGCTATTCCACCGCCGGCGGCTCGATGCTCTGCAACGCGCAGCCCTTGCTCACGGCGTATGTCGGTGGACAGGTCGCACTCGGGCACAACGGCAATCTGATCAACGCCGAGGCTCTGCGGCTGGAATTCGAGCGTGCAGGTCACCTGTTTCAGACGACCAGCGACACCGAAGTCATTATCCATTTACTGGCGTCGCCTCAACAACAGAGCCAGCCTGATCCGCTCGCCGCCACGCTCCGGCGTTTGCAGGGCGCGTTCAGCCTCGTCTTTCTGTTCCCGGATCGCATCGAACTCGCGCGCGATCCGTGGGGATGGCGCCCGCTTGTGATCGGAAAATTGCCGGGCGGGGGCGGGGGCGGGGGCGAGGGTGGGGGTGGAGTTGTCGCTGCAAGCGAGACGGTCGCGCTCGATGTGCTCGGGGCGGAATTCATCCGCGAGGTCGAGCCGGGCGAGATCGTGACGGTTTCTGCCAAAGGAATCGAGAGCCGCCGCTTCGCGCCTGTCGCGCAGCCGCCGGCGCACTGCGTTTTCGAGCACGTCTATTTCGCAAACCCCGCGAGCACGATCTTCGGGCAGAACGTGCAGATCACGCGCGAGTCGCTCGGCGCGCGGCTCGCGAAAGAGGCGCCGGTGCTCGCCGACTTCGTAATGCCGATGCCCGATTCGGGTCGGAGCGCCGCCCACGGGTACGCGCAGGCGAGCGGGCTTCCGTATCGCGAGGGCATCGTGCCGAATCGCTACGTCGGCCGAACGTTTATCAAGCCCTCGCAGGCCGAGCGCATCGCCGCGGTGCGGCTCAAGCTCAACGTCATCGCCGACATCGTGCGCGGGAAAAAGGTTGTGGTGGTGGACGATTCCATTGTCCGCGGCACGACGACCAAGGCCAAGATGGACCAGATCCGCCAGGCCGGTGCGAAGGAGATCCACCTTCGCATCAGTTGCCCGCCGATCCGCCACCCGTGCTACTTCGGGGTCGATTTCGCCACGCGCGATCAGCTCATCGCGCACAATCGCAGCATCGAGGAGGTGCGGCAATTCCTCGGCGTCGACTCGCTCCGCTACCTCTCGCTCGAAGGCCTGCTCTCGTGCATGGTCCGACCCGCGCCGAACTACTGCACGGCTTGCTACAGCGGCAACTATCGGCTCGATCCGGAAAAGCCGGAGACGGGTGAGATTGTCGAGGGTGAGCAGATGAAGATGTTTGGGTGAGTGCGAGAACTCGGTCGGGCGCTCTCGCCTCGCCGATTCGGCCGTCGAAATTCATATGATCAGCCTGTGCGTAAGCGGCTGATGTTGAGATCGAATCCGTCTCGAGTTCAATCAGGGCCGTCGTCGTTCTGGGGATGGAAGGTGCGCGATCATCGCGACAACGTGCATTTGTTTGGAGCGAAGAACGCTCCTCACGGCAGGCGGGCTGCAGAGGTCAGAAAGACATATCGGCGACAATGGAAAGAAATCAGGATCGGCGTAAGACGAATGCGGCTTAGCGACTGGAACCTGCTCGCGAGCTTCGCATTGCCCGGTTTGATCGTGTACGGAGTTGTGATAGGGCTCACGGAGTGCGCGTTGCCCCTCGGACGGGTGCTTTTGCCCCGGTACTTTGATCCGAAATCTGCTCAAGCGCGGCCAATGAGTGACTTATACGTGAGTATTTCGCTGGCAATTCTGTTTTGGCTTGCAGTGGCCGTCGGGGCCTGGACTTTTTTGCATTGGATGTTCCGACGGTGGACGATCCCACAACTCGCGCGCATCAAGTTGCTGGAGGGGCTTTGCGCGTCTTGCGGGTATCCGATTCGAAAGCTTCCCGCCGCTTCTGATGGCTGCACGGTGTGCCCCGAATGCGGCGCCGCGTGGAAGCTGGTACAGACGATCAGCGGAACCGGGAACCGCGAATGAATGCCGATGATTCCGAAATCGCGAAGCGCGTGCCCACGGGTTGGTGGTTCTTTGGCGCAACGGTCATCGACGATCGCGGCAGGCCGTTTCGATTTAGTCGCGGAACACGCGAAGAACGTCAAGCAGCACGTGCACGACTCGCCACACTTCCGATATCCCAACTTCCGCCGAGGAAATGGACAGATTCTGCTGGTCCACTCCTGTCAATAGCAATTGCGTTGCTAGTCGTGTGGAATAGCTGGACATCGCACGGAACACTCAGGTGGTCGGACTTGATCTTGCTTGGCGTTATCGTCGCAGTCTCGTTGCTCTCACTAACGAAATGGTCGCCGTTGCCGGTAGGGCCGCGGATTGCAATTGAGGCTCACAATCGTCTCGTTCGCGGGTGTTGTGCCGCATGCTCCTATGAGCTTCAGGATCTGAAGGAAAAAGAGATTTCGATCTGTCCCGAATGCGGGGCCGCGTGGAAACTAAACGCTCCGCCATCCGAAAGAGAACCCGCGTGAGCGAAACGCGTGCGCCAGCTTCTCGCTTCCTGCCCGATCCGGTCAAACCCGGCCCGTTCGGCCTCCGCTACACGGTCCTCGATCATCGTGGAATGAGGCGTCCCCTTGCAAGCGCAACGTGGGCCGAACGTGTGGCCCACGCTCCGAATGCCGGACGTTTTCTCCCCAAGTTCCCGATGAGCGCTTCGACGATCGGACTAATACTGCTCGTAGTTGCCGCGACGTTCGCGATGCAGGATGCCGGCTCGCGGCTTGCAGCTACCTTTTCGCCGGGATCATCGGTCGCAAAGACCGCGATTCAGTTGCTCGGCCTGTTCGGTCCGCTCTTGTTCACCGTGGTCCTTCTCCTCGCGGGGCTGGTCTTCTCGGCATCGCGGATCTGGATGCCCGCGGTTGCGCGCTACTGGCTCTCGATCGGTCAGTGCGCGAGTTGCCGGTACGACCTTGCGAGAGTCGAGCCCGCACCGGATGAATACGTGGTTTGCCCGGAGTGCGGCGCGGCGTGGAGAATTAGTCGTGAGAGATCAGAGAATCCGACTTCGAGCTCGGAGCCGCCGACTTCAGTCGGCGCGGTCCAAGATCATCGGCGCTGATGAATCCGGGCGAATGCTTGCTGACTTTTGAGGCGCGCGATAGACAATGAGCGGCTTTTCTTGTTGAAGCACATACCGAATCGCGCCACGGATTGATGGTCCGTCGGGCAAAAGTCGGTGCGAACCGTTCCGTGTCCACCAAGTGATCGCGGGTGGCTTTCCGAAACGCTGAGATAATCGCCGCGCCGAAACGCCCTTGAATCGCCGGAGGACTTCAGCCCCCTCCAGTCGGGGTGAGTGAACAACGACATGGCAATGGCCTCGCATGATTGCAAAGGCGCCGATGCGTCCAGCAGCATTTTGAGAAGCCTCTTCGAAAGCCAGTGCGCAGACTTCCGCGTGCCTGGGCGTGAGCCAAACTTCAACGCCCTTCACTTGCTTTAGAGCTTCATCAAGAATGCGCGGCATGTCGCGGTCATAGGGGGTTCCGACTTGATTGTGAATCACATGTCCTGCGTCAGTGGGTACGCGGCTCACGAATCCCCGTTCGTCGCCCGGAAGCCATGTTCCGTGCGTTGTCCAAGTGAGAAGATAAACGCCACCCCGATTCACGCCTCTGATCGTAACGAATGCGAAGCCCGCGCGGACTGAAGTCCGCGGCTCCGAGTTCTCGCGCGGGCCCTTGTCTTTGGTTCGGCTAGCATCGCCCGATGCCCGCAATTCCCCTCATCCTCGCCCACTCCCCCGACCCCGACGACGCCTTCATGTGGTGGCCGCTCACGGGCAAGATCAATTCCGATGGCACGCCGCAGCCCGGAGATGCAGGACAACCCCGCATCGACACCGGTCGTTTCGCCTTTCGCGCGCTCCCGGCTGATATTCATGTCCTGAACCAGCGTGCTTCCAAGGCAGCCGATCTCGAGATCACCGCGCTCTCCGCCCGCGCATACGCAGATGTCAGAGATCGTTACATCATCACATCCTGCGGCGGCTCTTTCGGCGATGGTTACGGGCCCAAAGTGGTCGTGCGGGGCGATCACAGCGCGGACGAGATTCAACTCAAGTGCGAAAGCTGCCTCGCCAAACCCGGTGTGCGCATTGCCGTCCCCGGCTTGCAGACAACAGCGTTTCTGCTGCTCGGGCTCGTCCTCGGCCCCGAAATCGCTCGTCAGCGCGAGCGATTTGTTGAGATGCCCTTCGAGCAGATCATCGGCGCGGTCGCCCGGCGCGAGGTCAATGCGGGGCTTGTGATCCACGAAGGGCAGCTCACGTTTGCGGACGCCGGCCTCCGCATGCTTCTCGATGTCGGGGCATGGTGGAAGGAAAGAGCCGGTCTGCTCACGCCGCTCGGGGTCAACGCGATCCGGCGCGATCTCGATAGGTTGCACGGGCCGGGAACCGTGCGCGAAGTCGCGGCACTCCTGAAGCAGAGCGTCGCCTATTCCATGGAACATCGCGACGAATCCACCCGCTACACGCTGCCTTTCGCGCTCGCCAACGTCTCGCGCAGCGGCAACACCGGAGAAGCGCCGACCCTCGAGCGTGTCGAGCGCTATTGCCGCATGTACGTCACCTCTGAAACGCTCGAGATGGGCGAGCGCGGCCGCCATGCAATTCAGCGACTGCTGAGAGATGGTGCGAATGCCGGTCTTTGCCCTGATCCCGGTGAAGTGGACTTGGCGTAAGGTCAAGTCGATTCA
The DNA window shown above is from Phycisphaeraceae bacterium and carries:
- a CDS encoding ABC transporter substrate-binding protein, with the protein product MPAIPLILAHSPDPDDAFMWWPLTGKINSDGTPQPGDAGQPRIDTGRFAFRALPADIHVLNQRASKAADLEITALSARAYADVRDRYIITSCGGSFGDGYGPKVVVRGDHSADEIQLKCESCLAKPGVRIAVPGLQTTAFLLLGLVLGPEIARQRERFVEMPFEQIIGAVARREVNAGLVIHEGQLTFADAGLRMLLDVGAWWKERAGLLTPLGVNAIRRDLDRLHGPGTVREVAALLKQSVAYSMEHRDESTRYTLPFALANVSRSGNTGEAPTLERVERYCRMYVTSETLEMGERGRHAIQRLLRDGANAGLCPDPGEVDLA
- the purF gene encoding amidophosphoribosyltransferase — protein: MSRRVPLQVLSRSIQESKAAHHAETLPAYEKKEKCGVIAVWGAPDAARKTYLALYAQQHRGQESAGISVSDGKKLVCHTGMGLIPEVFTQDVLEDLAAHPAVGAIGHNRYSTAGGSMLCNAQPLLTAYVGGQVALGHNGNLINAEALRLEFERAGHLFQTTSDTEVIIHLLASPQQQSQPDPLAATLRRLQGAFSLVFLFPDRIELARDPWGWRPLVIGKLPGGGGGGGEGGGGVVAASETVALDVLGAEFIREVEPGEIVTVSAKGIESRRFAPVAQPPAHCVFEHVYFANPASTIFGQNVQITRESLGARLAKEAPVLADFVMPMPDSGRSAAHGYAQASGLPYREGIVPNRYVGRTFIKPSQAERIAAVRLKLNVIADIVRGKKVVVVDDSIVRGTTTKAKMDQIRQAGAKEIHLRISCPPIRHPCYFGVDFATRDQLIAHNRSIEEVRQFLGVDSLRYLSLEGLLSCMVRPAPNYCTACYSGNYRLDPEKPETGEIVEGEQMKMFG
- a CDS encoding transposase is translated as MPRILDEALKQVKGVEVWLTPRHAEVCALAFEEASQNAAGRIGAFAIMRGHCHVVVHSPRLEGAEVLRRFKGVSARRLSQRFGKPPAITWWTRNGSHRLLPDGPSIRGAIRYVLQQEKPLIVYRAPQKSASIRPDSSAPMILDRAD